In Blastopirellula marina, the genomic stretch ACGGTTGGGGTGTCAACGGGCTGACGCGTTTCCGAGAAGAAAAAATGAAATACGTGCGTTTCACTCGGGAAAATACGGGGAAAGAATCTTTCGAAGATTGATCGGTTTCCCTGGTAGTGGGCTTCTTTTGAAGACCAACTCAAGGTGCTTCGTGGCAATTTGAAGGTCCGGAACGCTATTCGATTCAGGTGCTGGGCCGAGTTTCGGTTCTAACGATTATTCGGATTCCCCCAGTCGGCCAAGGAGGGTGGAGCTAGAATCTCAGGAAAGCTCCTCGATTGAGCTGGGCGGTAAGCTTTATTTGAGAAAGCAATCGCTACTGATCATTTGAAAAGGTCATGTTGCAGGGGGGAGATTCATGCAGAAGGTAATCGTGGTCATTGTGGCACTGATGAGCTTTGCCGCACCCGTTGTCCTTACATTAGCAAGCTACTCTTCAAGTGGAGTTTCGACCGCAGATGACGTCAGGCCACGTGATTTGCCAGGCAAGATTCTCTTCTTTTCGGCCAATTGGTGCCCCGCTTGCCGGCATGCCGACCCGTCCTATCAAGAACTCCGAAATGCTGGCTATCCGATCCGGAAAGTGGATGTCGACTCGAATCCCTCTCTCGCCCAGCAATACGGGATCAGCTCCATTCCTCAATTTGTCTACGTGGTCGATGGAAAAGAGAAACGCCGCGTTGGCGGAGCCGCATCTGCCGCTCGGCTAAAGCGTATGTATCGTGGTGGATGGTAGTTGTAAGTGTCTTTAGGTAAATGGGTTACGAGGATTTTTGTGCTTCCGAAGGAAAGTCAAAAACACCACACGCGGACCGTGCCGTCTTCACCGCTGCTGATGATTTGGCTGCCGTCACCT encodes the following:
- a CDS encoding thioredoxin family protein, encoding MQKVIVVIVALMSFAAPVVLTLASYSSSGVSTADDVRPRDLPGKILFFSANWCPACRHADPSYQELRNAGYPIRKVDVDSNPSLAQQYGISSIPQFVYVVDGKEKRRVGGAASAARLKRMYRGGW